One genomic region from Saprospiraceae bacterium encodes:
- a CDS encoding CotH kinase family protein: MLKSIRITPSYVLTLSIVLISSLSILPGSGQNFYDIKTIQKIEITFSQNNWDYQLDTSKAGAEGYIMAKSVAVNGVVFDSVGIKYKGNSTYNANQKKNPFHIELNTYKEQDYQGYTDIKLSNSAKDPTFIREVLSYEILRNYMDAPLANYANVYINGSLIGLYPNVESISKKFVNNHFYSNNNAFIKCNPIAGAGQGTMAKPNLVYLGKDSSAYDAAYELKSDDGWSALIALCDTLANNINGIENILDVDRVLWMLAFDNVFVNLDSYIGVFSQNYYLYQDDNGLFNPVVWDLNESLGTFSQTGTINLQNTIAKQQMTHLLHLNDAAWPLIQKLLAIPRYKHMYIAHMKTMISEFFASGTYFTRANELQTIINAAVQADPNKFFSYAQFQSNLTSDISGGMGGTPGIKNLMDGRSTYLLALTDFTATAPSISNVSASNNAPAINSTLYINATVTNAKEVFIGYRFSKESPFTKVKMFDDGVHNDGTAGDQVFGIDITMKTAFAEYYFYADNSNAGIFSPVRAEHEFYNLYAVQSTIQKGELVINELMADNGATIADAHGDYDDWIELYNTTSNTISLDNLYLSDSYTSTQKWKFPDGTTIGPKSYLIVWADDDEDQEGIHATFKLSATGEQAILSYADSYVVDSISFGAQTKDISYLRCPNGSGTFKLYTPSFGAENCLTTALGEVNLNNQAEALKAIVFPNPANDYIDIQFLGPNSKPLTVELFDVSGRMVQKSRIAAKATTARLETTLVHSGTYLLKISSEHAVTSKIVMIAK; this comes from the coding sequence ATGCTTAAATCAATTCGAATTACACCTTCGTATGTATTGACTCTATCAATAGTGTTAATTTCATCGTTGTCCATTCTACCTGGATCAGGACAGAATTTTTATGATATTAAAACCATTCAAAAAATTGAAATCACCTTTTCACAAAACAATTGGGATTATCAACTCGATACCTCCAAAGCCGGTGCTGAAGGTTACATCATGGCAAAATCCGTAGCGGTCAATGGAGTTGTATTTGATAGTGTCGGTATAAAATATAAAGGCAACAGCACCTATAATGCTAATCAAAAAAAGAACCCTTTCCACATTGAGCTTAATACTTACAAAGAGCAGGACTACCAGGGTTATACTGACATCAAACTAAGCAATAGTGCCAAAGACCCCACTTTTATTAGAGAAGTGCTATCTTATGAAATATTAAGGAACTACATGGATGCGCCTCTTGCCAACTATGCCAATGTGTATATCAACGGCTCCTTGATAGGCCTGTATCCTAATGTTGAATCCATTTCCAAAAAATTTGTAAATAACCACTTCTATTCTAATAACAATGCTTTTATAAAATGTAATCCTATAGCAGGAGCCGGCCAAGGTACCATGGCTAAACCCAATCTTGTATACCTGGGAAAGGATAGCAGCGCTTATGATGCGGCCTACGAATTAAAATCCGATGATGGCTGGAGCGCGTTGATTGCTCTTTGTGATACGCTCGCAAACAATATCAATGGCATAGAAAACATACTGGATGTAGATCGGGTATTGTGGATGTTGGCTTTTGATAATGTTTTTGTCAACCTGGATAGTTATATCGGTGTATTTTCTCAAAACTATTATTTATACCAGGACGACAACGGTTTATTCAATCCAGTAGTCTGGGATCTCAATGAGTCATTAGGCACTTTTAGTCAAACAGGTACGATCAACTTGCAGAATACCATTGCCAAACAGCAAATGACCCATCTGCTCCATCTCAATGATGCTGCATGGCCGTTGATACAAAAACTGCTCGCTATCCCCCGATATAAGCATATGTATATTGCCCATATGAAGACAATGATTTCAGAATTTTTTGCCAGCGGTACCTATTTTACCAGGGCTAACGAATTGCAAACCATCATCAATGCAGCAGTCCAGGCTGACCCAAATAAGTTTTTTAGCTATGCACAATTTCAAAGCAATCTGACTTCTGACATTTCGGGAGGTATGGGCGGGACACCGGGTATTAAAAACCTCATGGACGGGAGAAGTACCTATTTGTTGGCATTGACAGATTTTACAGCGACGGCACCTTCCATCTCCAATGTCAGTGCATCCAATAACGCTCCGGCCATCAATAGCACTTTGTATATTAATGCAACAGTGACCAATGCTAAAGAAGTATTTATCGGATATCGGTTTTCAAAAGAAAGCCCATTCACCAAAGTCAAAATGTTTGATGATGGAGTACACAATGATGGTACGGCAGGCGACCAGGTATTTGGAATAGATATCACCATGAAGACTGCTTTTGCGGAGTATTATTTTTACGCCGACAATTCGAACGCCGGTATTTTCTCCCCAGTAAGAGCTGAACATGAGTTTTATAATTTATATGCTGTACAATCAACTATTCAAAAAGGAGAGTTAGTCATCAATGAACTGATGGCTGATAATGGTGCTACGATAGCTGATGCACATGGAGACTACGATGATTGGATCGAACTATACAATACTACCTCTAACACAATTAGTCTTGACAATCTGTATTTGTCTGATTCTTATACCTCTACACAAAAGTGGAAATTTCCTGATGGAACGACCATAGGTCCAAAATCCTATTTAATCGTGTGGGCAGATGATGATGAAGATCAGGAAGGCATTCATGCTACCTTCAAATTATCAGCCACCGGCGAGCAAGCTATTTTATCATATGCTGATAGCTACGTAGTAGATAGCATCAGCTTTGGTGCGCAAACCAAAGATATTTCTTATTTGAGGTGCCCAAATGGAAGCGGTACTTTTAAATTGTACACACCTTCTTTTGGTGCAGAAAATTGTTTGACCACCGCCTTAGGTGAGGTAAATCTCAACAATCAAGCGGAAGCATTAAAAGCGATTGTTTTTCCAAATCCGGCAAATGATTATATAGACATTCAATTTTTGGGGCCAAATAGTAAGCCCTTAACTGTGGAGCTCTTTGATGTATCGGGCAGGATGGTTCAAAAATCGAGAATAGCTGCTAAAGCCACCACCGCACGGCTGGAGACTACCCTTGTTCATTCAGGAACCTATCTACTTAAAATTTCAAGTGAGCACGCAGTAACTTCCAAAATAGTTATGATTGCAAAATAG